The following proteins are co-located in the Desulfovibrio intestinalis genome:
- the groL gene encoding chaperonin GroEL (60 kDa chaperone family; promotes refolding of misfolded polypeptides especially under stressful conditions; forms two stacked rings of heptamers to form a barrel-shaped 14mer; ends can be capped by GroES; misfolded proteins enter the barrel where they are refolded when GroES binds) has translation MSAKEIFFDVKAREKLSRGVDKLANAVKVTLGPKGRNVAIEKSFGAPVITKDGVTVAKEIELSDRFENMGAQLVKEVASKTSDAAGDGTTTATILAQAIYREGIKLVAAGRNPMAIKRGIDKAVEGLIAELANLAKPTRDQKEIAQIGTISANSDTTIGNIIAEAMSKVGKEGVITVEEAKGLETTMDVVEGMRFDRGYLSPYFVTNPEKMVCEMDNPYILCTEKKISSMKDMLPVLEQVAKVNRPLMIIAEDVEGEALATLVVNKLRGALQVVAVKAPGFGDRRKAMLQDIAVLTGGQVASDDTGSKLESMTLAELGTAKRVVIDKENTTVVDGAGKGDDIKARVKQIRAQIEDSSSDYDREKLQERLAKLVGGVAVVHVGAATEVEMKEKKDRVEDALNATRAAVEEGIVPGGGTALIRVAKVLCDIKPADDDELAGVNIIRRAIEEPLRQIAHNAGFEGSIVVEKVRDGKDGFGFNAATGDYEDLIKAGVIDPKKVTRTALQNAASVASLLLTTECAIAEKPEPKKEAAMPDMGGMGGMGGMGGMY, from the coding sequence ATGTCTGCTAAAGAAATTTTCTTTGACGTTAAAGCCCGTGAAAAACTTTCCCGTGGCGTAGATAAGCTTGCCAACGCCGTTAAGGTTACCCTTGGACCCAAGGGCCGTAACGTGGCTATTGAAAAGTCCTTCGGCGCTCCCGTTATCACCAAGGACGGCGTGACGGTTGCCAAAGAAATCGAACTGTCTGACAGATTCGAAAATATGGGCGCTCAGCTCGTTAAGGAAGTGGCCTCCAAAACTTCCGACGCCGCCGGCGACGGTACCACCACCGCTACCATTCTGGCGCAGGCCATTTACCGCGAAGGCATCAAGCTTGTGGCCGCTGGCCGCAACCCCATGGCCATCAAGCGCGGCATCGACAAGGCTGTTGAAGGCCTGATCGCTGAGCTGGCCAATCTTGCCAAGCCCACCCGCGACCAGAAGGAAATTGCCCAGATCGGCACCATTTCCGCCAACTCCGACACCACCATCGGCAACATCATTGCCGAAGCCATGTCCAAAGTGGGCAAGGAAGGCGTCATCACCGTTGAAGAAGCCAAGGGCCTCGAAACCACCATGGACGTGGTGGAAGGCATGCGCTTTGACCGCGGCTACCTGTCCCCCTACTTCGTGACCAATCCCGAAAAGATGGTTTGCGAAATGGACAATCCCTACATCCTGTGCACCGAAAAGAAAATCTCCAGCATGAAAGACATGCTGCCCGTGCTTGAACAGGTTGCCAAGGTGAACCGTCCCCTGATGATCATCGCTGAAGACGTGGAAGGCGAAGCCCTGGCCACTCTGGTGGTCAACAAGCTGCGTGGCGCCCTGCAGGTTGTGGCCGTGAAGGCCCCCGGCTTTGGCGACCGCCGCAAGGCCATGCTGCAGGACATCGCTGTGCTCACCGGCGGCCAGGTGGCTTCCGACGACACCGGTTCCAAGCTTGAAAGCATGACCCTCGCCGAACTTGGCACCGCCAAGCGCGTTGTCATCGACAAAGAAAACACCACCGTTGTTGACGGCGCTGGCAAAGGCGACGACATCAAGGCCCGCGTGAAGCAGATTCGCGCCCAGATCGAAGACAGCTCCTCTGACTATGACCGCGAAAAGCTGCAGGAACGCCTCGCCAAGCTGGTGGGCGGCGTAGCCGTGGTTCATGTGGGCGCTGCCACCGAAGTGGAAATGAAGGAAAAGAAAGACCGCGTTGAAGACGCCCTCAATGCCACCCGCGCTGCCGTGGAAGAAGGTATTGTGCCTGGCGGCGGTACCGCCCTCATCCGCGTGGCCAAGGTCCTTTGCGACATCAAGCCCGCTGACGACGACGAACTGGCTGGCGTGAACATCATCCGCCGCGCCATTGAAGAACCCCTGCGCCAGATCGCCCACAATGCCGGCTTTGAAGGCTCCATTGTGGTTGAAAAAGTGCGCGACGGCAAAGATGGCTTCGGTTTCAACGCCGCTACCGGCGACTACGAAGACCTCATCAAGGCTGGCGTTATCGACCCCAAAAAGGTGACCCGTACAGCTCTGCAGAACGCCGCTTCCGTGGCCTCCCTGCTGCTGACCACCGAATGCGCCATTGCTGAAAAGCCCGAACCCAAGAAAGAAGCCGCCATGCCTGACATGGGCGGCATGGGTGGCATGGGCGGCATGGGCGGCATGTACTAA
- the groES gene encoding co-chaperone GroES has product MKLKPLNDRVLVKRLESEEKTAGGLFIPDTAKEKPSKGQVVAVGPGKVGDNGERAPLAVKAGDEVLFNKYAGTEVKLDGVDHLVMREEDILAIID; this is encoded by the coding sequence ATGAAGCTGAAACCCCTTAACGACCGTGTTCTGGTCAAACGCCTTGAATCCGAAGAAAAGACCGCCGGTGGCCTGTTCATTCCTGATACGGCTAAAGAAAAGCCGTCCAAGGGTCAGGTTGTGGCTGTGGGTCCCGGCAAGGTAGGGGATAATGGCGAGCGCGCCCCTCTGGCCGTCAAGGCCGGCGACGAAGTGCTGTTCAACAAGTACGCTGGTACTGAAGTGAAGCTTGACGGCGTTGACCATCTGGTCATGCGTGAAGAAGACATTCTCGCCATCATCGACTAG